One region of Schistocerca gregaria isolate iqSchGreg1 chromosome 7, iqSchGreg1.2, whole genome shotgun sequence genomic DNA includes:
- the LOC126282366 gene encoding uncharacterized protein LOC126282366 codes for MTPPTTPPSLVPPLRALLPPPPLPVRSPVPGGRLTPPQQSLVRPPPSSPPPCSSAVPEPMDAEASVTPPPPSSPREVVVSASSSVIPSGSARPGMVVNGAFPSPSHENFGEAGGRGAPAVLLPAALVAPPLGPSTPCRKPYSTTVKLPA; via the exons ATGACTCCACCGACGACGCCCCCATCGCTCGTTCCTCCGTTGCGGGCactcctgccgccgccgccgctgccggtccGGTCTCCTGTACCAGGAGGGCGCCTCACGCCACCACAACAGTCGCTCGTCCGGCCGCCgccgtcgtcgccaccgccgtgtTCCTCCGCGGTGCCGGaaccgatggacgctgaggctTCCGTCACGCCGCCGCCACCGTCGTCGCCCAGGGAGGTCGTTGTCTCCGCCTCCTCATCCGTCATACCCAGTGGCAGCGCGCGCCCTGGGATGGTTGTCAACGGGGCGTTTCCCTCGCCCTCTCATGAAAATTTCGGGGAGGCAGGTGGGCGGGGTGCCCCGGCAGTTCTGCTGCCCGCCGCCTTAGTTGCGCCGCCCCTGGGTCCCTCCACCCCTTGTCGGAAGCCATACTCAACAACG GTGAAACTACCGGCATAA